A genomic window from Streptococcus sanguinis includes:
- the ruvA gene encoding Holliday junction branch migration protein RuvA: MYEYFKGIISKITAKYIVLEANSIGYILHVANPYAYSGHLHQEVKVYVHQVVREDAELLYGFATEEEKQLFLSLISVSGIGPVSALAIIAADDNAGLVQAIEQKNITYLTKFPKIGKKTAQQMVLDLEGKVVAAGSPAESKAPVQTVDNQELEEAMEAMLALGYKAAELKKIKKFFEGTTDTAENYIKSALKMLVK, translated from the coding sequence ATGTACGAATATTTTAAAGGAATTATCAGCAAAATTACAGCCAAATACATTGTGTTGGAAGCCAACTCTATCGGCTATATTCTTCATGTAGCTAATCCTTATGCTTACTCAGGCCATCTTCATCAGGAAGTCAAGGTCTATGTTCACCAGGTGGTGAGAGAAGACGCTGAACTCCTTTACGGTTTTGCAACCGAGGAGGAGAAGCAACTCTTTCTCAGCCTGATTTCAGTCTCAGGTATCGGCCCAGTGTCTGCTCTGGCAATTATTGCGGCTGATGATAATGCCGGCTTGGTACAAGCCATTGAGCAGAAAAACATCACCTACCTGACCAAGTTTCCTAAGATTGGCAAGAAGACAGCCCAGCAGATGGTGCTGGATTTAGAAGGCAAGGTAGTGGCGGCAGGCAGCCCAGCAGAAAGCAAGGCGCCCGTCCAGACTGTGGATAATCAGGAGCTGGAGGAAGCCATGGAAGCCATGCTGGCTCTGGGCTACAAAGCTGCTGAACTTAAGAAAATCAAGAAATTCTTTGAAGGAACGACGGATACAGCTGAAAACTATATCAAGTCCGCTCTTAAGATGTTGGTAAAATAG
- a CDS encoding helix-turn-helix domain-containing protein: MRWDYGKIYKEIRKSKGLTQEEICGDFLARSTLARIESGQVVPKFDTMIFLLRQIDMTLEEFKYICDYYQPSQRQKILNSFYNQGETIVGTKGLLQLKRECEAYLCKHSDIPIKHALDSINITIHLRQNGISETKEINATTNKIWAYLEKQDTWYESDFRLLSTILYFFPLENIKQFTQKILNSIKKYQSFRYGNNLQIGLLVNLSTIYLYNGLKRECAEITKYIYDLSKKEKRYDSLGLSQIRLGICKNDNELIKKGLVYYNLPMKKS; the protein is encoded by the coding sequence ATGCGCTGGGATTATGGAAAAATCTATAAAGAAATTAGAAAATCAAAAGGGCTGACTCAAGAAGAAATTTGTGGGGATTTTTTAGCTCGCTCAACTTTGGCACGAATTGAAAGCGGACAAGTCGTGCCAAAGTTCGATACCATGATTTTTTTACTTCGCCAGATAGATATGACACTAGAAGAATTTAAATACATTTGTGATTATTATCAACCTAGTCAGAGACAGAAAATTTTAAATTCTTTTTATAACCAAGGTGAGACTATTGTAGGGACGAAAGGTTTGTTACAATTAAAGAGAGAATGCGAGGCATATCTATGTAAACATTCCGATATTCCGATTAAACATGCTTTAGATAGCATCAATATTACTATTCATCTGAGACAAAATGGAATTTCTGAGACAAAAGAAATTAATGCTACTACCAATAAAATTTGGGCGTATTTAGAAAAACAGGACACTTGGTATGAAAGTGATTTTCGACTTCTTTCTACTATTCTTTATTTCTTCCCTTTAGAAAATATAAAACAATTTACCCAAAAGATTTTAAATAGCATAAAAAAATACCAATCATTCCGCTATGGGAATAATCTACAAATCGGACTCTTAGTCAACCTTTCTACCATCTATCTTTATAATGGATTAAAGAGAGAATGCGCTGAAATCACTAAGTACATTTACGATTTGTCAAAAAAAGAAAAACGTTATGATTCCCTCGGGCTTTCACAGATTCGACTTGGAATTTGCAAAAATGATAACGAATTAATAAAAAAGGGATTGGTCTACTACAACTTGCCGATGAAAAAGAGCTAG
- a CDS encoding DNA-3-methyladenine glycosylase I, with protein MTKRCGWVKMNNPLYVAYHDEEWGQPLHDDQKLFELLCMETYQAGLSWETILNKRQAFREAFHFYDGQKIAQMTDADLDGLLGNPDIIRNKMKIYATRANAQAFLAVQKQFGSFNDYIWSFVGFKTIDNQITNYKEAPTKTELSESMSKALKKQGFKFVGPVCVYSFLEAAGLINDHEKDCDFNLHKNTV; from the coding sequence ATGACCAAACGCTGCGGCTGGGTAAAAATGAATAACCCCTTGTATGTAGCCTATCATGATGAGGAGTGGGGCCAGCCCCTCCATGATGATCAGAAGTTATTTGAATTGCTCTGCATGGAGACCTATCAGGCTGGACTTTCTTGGGAGACCATTCTCAATAAACGCCAGGCTTTTCGGGAAGCTTTTCATTTCTATGATGGCCAGAAAATTGCTCAGATGACGGATGCAGATCTGGATGGTTTGTTAGGCAATCCTGATATTATCCGTAACAAGATGAAAATTTATGCGACCAGGGCTAATGCCCAAGCTTTTTTGGCTGTTCAAAAGCAGTTTGGCTCGTTTAATGACTATATCTGGTCCTTTGTCGGTTTCAAAACGATTGACAATCAAATTACGAACTACAAGGAAGCACCTACTAAAACAGAGCTATCAGAAAGCATGTCTAAAGCGCTGAAAAAGCAAGGCTTCAAATTTGTCGGTCCTGTTTGTGTCTATTCATTCCTAGAAGCAGCTGGACTTATCAACGACCATGAAAAGGATTGTGACTTCAATTTACATAAAAATACCGTTTGA